In Piliocolobus tephrosceles isolate RC106 chromosome 10, ASM277652v3, whole genome shotgun sequence, a single window of DNA contains:
- the RFLNA gene encoding refilin-A isoform X1, whose amino-acid sequence MVGHLHLQGMEDNLKEQGREGLLDSPDSGLPPSPSPSPPFYSLAPGILDARAGGAGASSEPPGPSEARAPSSRLPNPPAPEMRPRMLPVFFGESIKVNPEPTREIRCNSEVKYASEKHFQDKVFYVPVPTVTAYSETIVAAPNCTWRNYRSQLTLEPRPRALRFRSTTIIFPKHARSTFRTTLHCSLGRPSCWFTASVQLQLCQDPAPSLLGPATL is encoded by the exons ATGGTGGGCCACCTGCATCTGCAGGGCATGGAGGACAACCTGAAGGAGCAGGGCCGGGAGGGCTTGCTGGACAGCCCCGACTCCGGGCTGCCCcctagccccagccccagcccacccTTCTACTCCCTGGCGCCCGGTATCCTCGACGCGCGCGCGGGGGGCGCCGGCGCCTCCTCGGAGCCCCCGGGACCCAGCGAGGCAAGAGCG CCCTCCTCCCGACTCCCAAACCCCCCGGCGCCGGAGATGAGGCCCCGCATGCTGCCAGTGTTCTTTGGGGAGAGCATCAAGGTGAACCCGGAACCCACGCGTGAGATCCG CTGCAACTCCGAGGTCAAGTACGCCTCAGAGAAGCATTTCCAGGACAAGGTCTTCTATGTGCCTGTGCCCACCGTCACAGCCTACAGCGAGACCATTGTGGCGGCACCCAACTGCACGTGGCGCAACTACCGCAGCCAGCTGACCCTGGAGCCACGCCCGCGCGCCCTGCGTTTCCGCAGCACCACCATCATCTTCCCCAAGCATGCCAGGAGCACTTTCCGGACCAccttgcactgcagcctgggccggCCCAGCTGCTGGTTCACCGCCAGCgtgcagctgcagctgtgccaggaccctgcccccagcctcctgGGCCCTGCCACGCTCTGA
- the RFLNA gene encoding refilin-A isoform X2: MRPRMLPVFFGESIKVNPEPTREIRCNSEVKYASEKHFQDKVFYVPVPTVTAYSETIVAAPNCTWRNYRSQLTLEPRPRALRFRSTTIIFPKHARSTFRTTLHCSLGRPSCWFTASVQLQLCQDPAPSLLGPATL; this comes from the exons ATGAGGCCCCGCATGCTGCCAGTGTTCTTTGGGGAGAGCATCAAGGTGAACCCGGAACCCACGCGTGAGATCCG CTGCAACTCCGAGGTCAAGTACGCCTCAGAGAAGCATTTCCAGGACAAGGTCTTCTATGTGCCTGTGCCCACCGTCACAGCCTACAGCGAGACCATTGTGGCGGCACCCAACTGCACGTGGCGCAACTACCGCAGCCAGCTGACCCTGGAGCCACGCCCGCGCGCCCTGCGTTTCCGCAGCACCACCATCATCTTCCCCAAGCATGCCAGGAGCACTTTCCGGACCAccttgcactgcagcctgggccggCCCAGCTGCTGGTTCACCGCCAGCgtgcagctgcagctgtgccaggaccctgcccccagcctcctgGGCCCTGCCACGCTCTGA